A single Lolium perenne isolate Kyuss_39 chromosome 6, Kyuss_2.0, whole genome shotgun sequence DNA region contains:
- the LOC139832543 gene encoding uncharacterized protein: MATCIRKVASYEFGEFRGSRSEVRDTWWWNTDVQKAIKEKKDCFRRMYLDRSADNMEKYKMAKKAAKQAVSEARGQAYEDLYQRLGTKEGENEIYRMAKIRERKTRDVDQVKCIKDEADQLLVKEKEIKHRWREYFDGLFNVETESSTIELDNSFDDTSRRFVR; encoded by the coding sequence ATGGCAACCTGTATTCGTAAGGTGGCCTCATATGAGTTTGGAGAGTTCAGGGGAAGTAGAAGTGAAGTTAGGGATACCTGGTGGTGGAACACTGATGTCCAAAAGGCTATTAAGGAGAAGAAGGATTGTTTCAGACGCATGTACCTAGATAGGAGTGCAGACAACATGGAAAAGTACAAGATGGCAAAGAAGGCCGCGAAGCAAGCTGTGAGTGAAGCAAGGGGTCAAGCGTATGAGGACCTCTACCAGCGATTAGGCACGAAGGAAGGCGAAAATGAGATCTATAGGATGGCCAAGATCCGAGAGAGGAAGACGAGGGATGTTGACCAAGTCAAATGCATCAAGGACGAAGCAGACCAGCTCCTGGTGAAAGAGAAGGAGATTAAGCATAGATGGCGGGAGTACTTCGACGGGTTGTTCAATGTGGAGACTGAGAGCTCTACCATTGAACTGGACAACTCCTTTGATGATACCAGTAGGCGTTTTGTGCGGTGA